The following proteins are encoded in a genomic region of Corticium candelabrum chromosome 11, ooCorCand1.1, whole genome shotgun sequence:
- the LOC134186293 gene encoding POU domain, class 3, transcription factor 4-like, producing MLDMASHDVLRAGLQQTPSSNVANIYSQRSTAPSFTDYVNFDPTFATHQQSAAALYQSFHGWPSTSSSSAHQLAGHSATAAHTSPLAHQMINPAAMAQVMPGMNPTFMSPTDRRFAVAPPSWVSPTTTSAFSPAALGQPHGQPVHVISQSPASSTPLPVSSSTSSPTGERSQSSANAWGQSCSRPGDQTSQTTPAELEQFARLFKQKRIKLGFTQADVGQELTNYGNPFSQTTICRFEALQLSFKNMLKLRPLLQRWLEDAENNSVGNRVGEKVQFKKRKKRTSIESSTKAMLENHFCLHPKPSAQEISNMANSLKLEKEVIRVWFCNRRQKQKRNTHESPDNGCLKDSSKVGWTPATPPITMATSIHSYPILQQAGTPIKAEGQVETNA from the coding sequence ATGCTCGACATGGCTTCACACGACGTCCTAAGAGCAGGCCTACAGCAGACGCCTTCATCTAATGTTGCAAATATTTATTCGCAACGTTCGACAGCACCCAGCTTCACGGATTACGTGAACTTCGACCCGACGTTTGCGACTCATCAACAGAGCGCAGCAGCTCTGTATCAGTCGTTCCACGGCTGGCCGTCGACGTCGAGCTCTTCCGCTCATCAACTGGCTGGGCACTCTGCCACTGCAGCGCACACCTCTCCGTTAGCTCATCAGATGATCAATCCTGCCGCGATGGCTCAGGTCATGCCAGGTATGAATCCAACGTTCATGTCGCCGACCGACCGTCGCTTTGCTGTTGCGCCACCGTCGTGGGTGAGTCCAACAACGACAAGCGCCTTTAGTCCGGCCGCTCTCGGTCAGCCACACGGTCAACCCGTTCACGTCATCAGCCAAAGTCCTGCCTCTTCGACGCCGTTACCGGTCAGTAGTTCTACGTCGTCACCGACCGGTGAACGCAGTCAGTCGAGTGCCAACGCATGGGGTCAGTCGTGCAGTCGTCCTGGTGATCAGACGAGTCAGACGACACCAGCAGAATTGGAGCAGTTTGCGAGGCTCTTCAAGCAGAAGCGCATAAAGTTGGGTTTCACTCAAGCTGACGTAGGACAAGAGCTCACCAACTATGGCAATCCGTTCAGTCAGACAACCATCTGCCGATTCGAGGCATTGCAGCTGAGTTTCAAAAATATGCTCAAACTCAGACCTCTACTACAACGATGGCTAGAAGACGCAGAAAACAACTCTGTAGGAAATCGAGTCGGAGAAAAGGTGCAGTTCAAAAAACGCAAGAAGAGAACATCGATCGAGTCGAGCACTAAAGCCATGCTAGAAAACCACTTCTGCCTGCATCCCAAGCCATCAGCTCAAGAGATCAGTAACATGGCGAATTCCCTCAAGCTCGAAAAGGAAGTCATACGAGTTTGGTTTTGCAATAGGCGACAAAAGCAGAAGAGGAATACTCATGAATCACCCGATAATGGGTGTTTGAAAGACTCTAGTAAGGTCGGCTGGACTCCAGCGACCCCTCCTATTACAATGGCGACTTCTATTCATTCGTATCCGATCCTGCAGCAGGCTGGAACCCCCATCAAAGCAGAAGGCCAGGTGGAGACCAATGCCTGA
- the LOC134186821 gene encoding early endosome antigen 1-like isoform X1 has protein sequence MLAGTICYSCQKKYKNCSCKTCQRCDTPFQTSLGLVKARSHCRKCNYAVCLHCYRPEVGDKICNVCRTEQKRAKLQLWHSITPSSEMKRLKLHLTQDIADPSEMATAAVASMSDNERKQYLLDSAREGNHHVMMTLLEAGTDINTSDSNGNSALFHAVENDRVACVALLMERKADIHIKNKEGWTSLHALARNGHSVECAELLIQMGVDIFDRSDEGSTAYDLAIQSQQSAELESYLAKQQVVVAVKQLKSHISDQKAGRLSEEDCIPTNLCTYIAALVEHYETHKEILFGTKAEATINNSRTPKPMEPPVVENDPTETITGHGKCSQQDSATGQETQQNDKGSHLGLFQDNAAKRIDRTTPTVEDGRVRELQQELEDLRAENEELEEQNQSLIGNVANANAEHHRERKRLQNQLREKDITLEKTEAKYKNCIAKIEKDTASVLQQMKQQLEEADVAKDDLLVLQQSLKLTWVPDRFVTQCANEKCVKPFTQTRRRHHCRCCGRVFCRTCTMRKALLPTLGYSRPVRVCNVCYALVDTLVSQTAITDRPIGESDESDFEDLSVEVAATFHNASNNSGH, from the exons ATGCTTGCAGGGACGATCTGCTACAGCTGTCAGAAGAAGTACAAGAACTGCTCTTGCAAG ACGTGTCAAAGGTGTGATACCCCATTTCAGACGTCGCTCGGTCTCGTAAAGGCCAG ATCTCACTGTCGAAAATGTAACTACGCAGTCTGCTTACATTGTTACAGACCAGAAGTAGGAGACAAG ATATGCAACGTGTGCAGAACAGAACAAAAGCGTGCTAAACTCCAGCTCTGGCATTCGATAACACCTTCTTCTGAAA TGAAACGACTCAAACTACATCTGACCCAAGACATTGCCGACCCATCTGAAATGgctactgctgctgttgcttcgATGTCGGACAATGAGAGGAAACAATATCTGTTGGATTCGGCTAGAGAAG GGAATCACCATGTCATGATGACATTGCTCGAAGCTGGTACAGACATCAACACATCAG ATTCGAATGGAAATTCGGCTCTCTTCCATGCGGTCGAAAACGATCGTGTTGCATGTGTTGCTCTATTGATG GAAAGGAAGGCTGATATTCACATTAAGAACAAG gaGGGTTGGACTTCACTCCATGCATTGGCTAG GAATGGTCACTCTGTGGAATGTGCAGAATTGCTGATTCAG ATGGGAGTGGACATATTTGACCGCTCTGATGAAGGTTCTACTGCTTATGATTTGGCGATACAGTCACAGCAGTCGGCTGAACTAGAAAGCTATCTGGCAAAACAACAGG TGGTTGTAGCTGTCAAGCAGCTGAAATCTCACATAAGTGACCAGAAAG CTGGTCGATTGTCAGAGGAAGATTGCATCCCGACAAACCTGTGCACCTATATTGCTGCTCTAGTTGAACACTATGAGACCCATAAAG AAATTTTATTTGGGACAAAGGCAGAGGCCACAATCAATAACAGCCGGACACCGAAACCAATGGAACCACCT GTGGTGGAGAATGACCCTACTGAGACCATAACTGGTCATGGCAAGTGCAGCCAACAGGATAGCGCCACTG GCCAGGAAACCCAACAAAATGACAAGGGGTCTCATTTGGGCTTGTTTCAAGATAATGCAGCAAAAAGAATAGACAGAACGACCCCAACGGTTGAAGATGGTCGTGTACGTGAG TTGCAGCAAGAACTGGAAGACCTTCGTGCTGAGAATGAAGAATTAGAGGAGCAGAACCAATCTCTTATCGGAAACGTGGCCAATGCCAACGCA GAGCATCACAGAGAGCGAAAGAGGCTGCAAAACCAACTGAGAGAGAAAGATATTACTCTAGAAAAG ACTGAAGCCAAGTATAAGAACTGCATTGCGAAGATCGAAAAAGACACTGCAAGTGTCCTACAGCAG ATGAAGCAGCAGTTGGAGGAGGCAGATGTTGCAAAGGACGATCTACTGGTGCTGCAGCAATCACTCAAGCTAACGTGGGTACCCGACCGATTTGTCACTCAGTGTGCTAACGAAAAATGCGTCAAGCCGTTCACTCAA ACTCGGAGACGGCATCACTGCAGGTGTTGTGGTCGTGTTTTCTGTCGCACATGCACAATGAGAAAAGCTCT ACTGCCAACATTGGGATATAGCCGTCCAGTCCGAGTGTGTAATGTCTGCTATGCTTTGGTCGATACCCTCGTTTCTCAAACAGCAATCACAGATCGCCCAATAGGCGAAAGTGACGAAAGTGACTTTGAAGATTTGTCAGTGGAAGTGGCCGCAACATTTCACAATgcaagcaacaacagtggcCATTAA
- the LOC134186821 gene encoding early endosome antigen 1-like isoform X2 yields MSGTICYSCQKKYKNCSCKTCQRCDTPFQTSLGLVKARSHCRKCNYAVCLHCYRPEVGDKICNVCRTEQKRAKLQLWHSITPSSEMKRLKLHLTQDIADPSEMATAAVASMSDNERKQYLLDSAREGNHHVMMTLLEAGTDINTSDSNGNSALFHAVENDRVACVALLMERKADIHIKNKEGWTSLHALARNGHSVECAELLIQMGVDIFDRSDEGSTAYDLAIQSQQSAELESYLAKQQVVVAVKQLKSHISDQKAGRLSEEDCIPTNLCTYIAALVEHYETHKEILFGTKAEATINNSRTPKPMEPPVVENDPTETITGHGKCSQQDSATGQETQQNDKGSHLGLFQDNAAKRIDRTTPTVEDGRVRELQQELEDLRAENEELEEQNQSLIGNVANANAEHHRERKRLQNQLREKDITLEKTEAKYKNCIAKIEKDTASVLQQMKQQLEEADVAKDDLLVLQQSLKLTWVPDRFVTQCANEKCVKPFTQTRRRHHCRCCGRVFCRTCTMRKALLPTLGYSRPVRVCNVCYALVDTLVSQTAITDRPIGESDESDFEDLSVEVAATFHNASNNSGH; encoded by the exons ATGTCTG GGACGATCTGCTACAGCTGTCAGAAGAAGTACAAGAACTGCTCTTGCAAG ACGTGTCAAAGGTGTGATACCCCATTTCAGACGTCGCTCGGTCTCGTAAAGGCCAG ATCTCACTGTCGAAAATGTAACTACGCAGTCTGCTTACATTGTTACAGACCAGAAGTAGGAGACAAG ATATGCAACGTGTGCAGAACAGAACAAAAGCGTGCTAAACTCCAGCTCTGGCATTCGATAACACCTTCTTCTGAAA TGAAACGACTCAAACTACATCTGACCCAAGACATTGCCGACCCATCTGAAATGgctactgctgctgttgcttcgATGTCGGACAATGAGAGGAAACAATATCTGTTGGATTCGGCTAGAGAAG GGAATCACCATGTCATGATGACATTGCTCGAAGCTGGTACAGACATCAACACATCAG ATTCGAATGGAAATTCGGCTCTCTTCCATGCGGTCGAAAACGATCGTGTTGCATGTGTTGCTCTATTGATG GAAAGGAAGGCTGATATTCACATTAAGAACAAG gaGGGTTGGACTTCACTCCATGCATTGGCTAG GAATGGTCACTCTGTGGAATGTGCAGAATTGCTGATTCAG ATGGGAGTGGACATATTTGACCGCTCTGATGAAGGTTCTACTGCTTATGATTTGGCGATACAGTCACAGCAGTCGGCTGAACTAGAAAGCTATCTGGCAAAACAACAGG TGGTTGTAGCTGTCAAGCAGCTGAAATCTCACATAAGTGACCAGAAAG CTGGTCGATTGTCAGAGGAAGATTGCATCCCGACAAACCTGTGCACCTATATTGCTGCTCTAGTTGAACACTATGAGACCCATAAAG AAATTTTATTTGGGACAAAGGCAGAGGCCACAATCAATAACAGCCGGACACCGAAACCAATGGAACCACCT GTGGTGGAGAATGACCCTACTGAGACCATAACTGGTCATGGCAAGTGCAGCCAACAGGATAGCGCCACTG GCCAGGAAACCCAACAAAATGACAAGGGGTCTCATTTGGGCTTGTTTCAAGATAATGCAGCAAAAAGAATAGACAGAACGACCCCAACGGTTGAAGATGGTCGTGTACGTGAG TTGCAGCAAGAACTGGAAGACCTTCGTGCTGAGAATGAAGAATTAGAGGAGCAGAACCAATCTCTTATCGGAAACGTGGCCAATGCCAACGCA GAGCATCACAGAGAGCGAAAGAGGCTGCAAAACCAACTGAGAGAGAAAGATATTACTCTAGAAAAG ACTGAAGCCAAGTATAAGAACTGCATTGCGAAGATCGAAAAAGACACTGCAAGTGTCCTACAGCAG ATGAAGCAGCAGTTGGAGGAGGCAGATGTTGCAAAGGACGATCTACTGGTGCTGCAGCAATCACTCAAGCTAACGTGGGTACCCGACCGATTTGTCACTCAGTGTGCTAACGAAAAATGCGTCAAGCCGTTCACTCAA ACTCGGAGACGGCATCACTGCAGGTGTTGTGGTCGTGTTTTCTGTCGCACATGCACAATGAGAAAAGCTCT ACTGCCAACATTGGGATATAGCCGTCCAGTCCGAGTGTGTAATGTCTGCTATGCTTTGGTCGATACCCTCGTTTCTCAAACAGCAATCACAGATCGCCCAATAGGCGAAAGTGACGAAAGTGACTTTGAAGATTTGTCAGTGGAAGTGGCCGCAACATTTCACAATgcaagcaacaacagtggcCATTAA
- the LOC134186968 gene encoding uncharacterized protein LOC134186968, with amino-acid sequence MAHLAFLASWAHSLKELPLRFPPLKDRLERFFEGSNTGQLIRTLVAKLPPKSGADDDEQFHTLEQMTEYPRKLQHRLTVDASHKRSEEVIKSMNSERHVARIRSLHGKGAGAWLEVIPTSDKNALKPNEFRVASCMRLGAGLPFSRLLKTCDCGTELDREGYHLLTCKYGGGPVWTHNSIVSAWSDCLSDLLIPHQIEPRQRFVDNENRPDITLYDTDTGITKECDVSIAHPWSKDIIKGAAREGGHAAAKREAAKSKKYSEESLADGSKPIVVPLVFEHFGRWGLKADELMNELGKKARGFDGRRIAVEFKTFWRKRLSITLQKCNSRVILRKLSRLSVRSLGDDSVLGVDRDIHCFTH; translated from the coding sequence ATGGCTCACCTAGCATTTCTGGCGTCATGGGCACACTCTTTGAAAGAACTGCCATTGAGATTTCCACCTCTGAAAGATCGTTTAGAACGGTTTTTTGAAGGTAGCAATACAGGACAACTTATTCGTACATTGGTGGCAAAACTACCACCCAAGTCGGGTGCAGATGATGACGAGCAGTTTCACACCTTAGAGCAGATGACAGAATACCCtagaaaattgcaacatcgCCTGACGGTAGACGCTTCTCATAAACGATCAGAAGAAGTTATCAAAAGCATGAACTCAGAGAGACATGTTGCAAGGATCAGGTCCTTACacggaaaaggagctggagcatggctagagGTAATACCAACTTCAGACAAGAACGCACTGAAGCCGAATGAATTTCGTGTAGCGTCTTGTATGAGGTTGGGTGCTGGTTTGCCTTTCAGCCGGCTGCTtaagacgtgtgactgtggaactGAGCTGGATCGCGAGGGCTATCACCTtttgacatgtaaatatggaggtggacctgtgtggacgCATAACTCCATAGTGTCTGCATGGAGTGATTGCCTAAGCGATTTACTCATTCCCCATCAAATAGAACCGAGACAGCGATTTGTAGACAACGAAAACCGGCCTGACATCACGCTTTACGACACTGACACTGGGATcacaaaagaatgtgatgtttcgatagctcacccttggagcaaagacattattaaaggtgcagccagagaaggtggccatgcagcagctaaacgagaggcagcaaagtcaaaaaaatactcagaggaatcgcttgcggatggatcgaagcctatagttgtcccactcgtctttgaacacttcggcaggtggggcttaaaggctgacgagctgatgaatgaactggggaagaaggcgagaggctttgatggaagaagaattgcggtagagtttaaaaccttctggaggaaaagactgtctattactcttcaaaaatgcaacagcagagtgattttgcggaagctgtcaaggctttctgtgcgctcattaggagatgacagtgttttgggagtagatagagacattcattgttttactcattag
- the LOC134186822 gene encoding uncharacterized protein LOC134186822: MKKAASDFTSCLMSSLKPACFCELCFDEYYNLSKVYCSIHSSKHCFQPLLAGDSTYAIEEFYNFARATWETRGHCSNCFNGSQLNGNVKDFYIYLSSFDRCIHNASNNYTVCNTCKQDYRALMEFYNSKFGRDPSKVCADVSDHMNSSMYKWRIAYKCPEGENPVLTVSLFTSGVLILTALFYVCVYVWGRREQKKDMTQKRIKRSKSKSHSRSLSPDGVKNKEIESQIDLSTDSATLN; the protein is encoded by the exons ATGAAGAAAGCAGCTAGTGATTTCACATCCTGTCTGATGTCTTCACTAAAGCCAGCTTGCTTCTGTGAATTATGCTTTGACGAATATTACAATCTCAGCAAAGTCTACTGTTCAATACATTCCAGCAAACATTGTTTTCAACCACTACTAGCAGGAGACAGCACATATGCCATTGAAGAATTCTACAACTTTGCTAGAGCCACATGGGAAACCAGAGGCCATTGTTCAA ATTGCTTTAATGGATCTCAGCTTAATGGAAATGTCAAGGATTTCTATATCTATCTTTCTTCATTTGACAGATGTATTCATAATGCAAGCAAT aactATACAGTCTGTAACACTTGTAAGCAAGACTACAGAGCATTGATGGAATTTTATAACTCCAAATTTGGTCGTGATCCTTCTAAAGTTTGCGCAGATGTCTCAGATCAT ATGAATTCATCTATGTATAAGTGGCGAATTGCGTATAAGTGCCCAGAAGGCGAGAACCCAGTTTTAACTGTTTCATTATTCACAAGTGGAGTCCTCATACTAACAGCTTTATTCTATGTCTGTGTTTACGTATGGGGCCGAAGAGAACAGAAAAAGGATATGACACAAAAAAGGATCAAAAGGTCAAAGTCAAAGTCACATTCACGCTCACTCAGTCCAGATGGAGTGAAAAATAAAG AAATTGAATCTCAAATAGACTTGAGCACAGATAGCGCTACACTCAATTAA